From the Musa acuminata AAA Group cultivar baxijiao chromosome BXJ3-7, Cavendish_Baxijiao_AAA, whole genome shotgun sequence genome, one window contains:
- the LOC135642669 gene encoding uncharacterized protein LOC135642669, producing the protein MKEMDDGGDSDAPEELTAAEGIKQDEEIRKVQRENVMRVAHENKERRRQWAQRKTQPKQKKEGVEAEETEQPDEAPSIPRMLPSNIVAVLAAREKLTFSSDSEEEIVKQKNTKRKKKKKASGPETILLKDIPPPQCLENSLEFLKRRKMQVPRSSSILKNADQALRLLSSKGSLRSLS; encoded by the exons ATGAAGGAGATGGATGACGGCGGCGATTCCGACGCACCGGAGGAGCTTACTGCCGCCGAG GGCATTAAGCAAGATGAAGAAATTAGAAAAGTCCAGAGAGAGAATGTGATGAG GGTCGCTCATGAGAATAAAGAACGTAGGAGACAATGGGCGCAGAGAAAGACTCAACCAAAACAGAAGAAAGAAGGTGTAGAAGCTGAAGAGACTGAACAACCAGATGAGGCACCCAGTATACCACGAATGCTTCCAAGCAACATAGTTGCTGTTCTTGCAGCCCGTGAAAA GTTAACGTTCTCATCAGACTCCGAGGAAGAAAttgtaaagcagaaaaacactaaaagaaagaaaaagaagaaagcatcGGG GCCTGAGACAATTCTCCTGAAGGACATTCCTCCTCCCCAATGCCTGGAAAATTCCTTGGAATTTTTGAAGAGGAGAAAGATGCAGGTCCCCAGATCATCTTCCATTCTGAAGAATGCGGACCAGGCATTGCGTCTCCTTTCATCAAAAGGTAGCTTGCGGAGCCTGAGTTAG